The following proteins are encoded in a genomic region of Thiomicrospira sp. R3:
- the rplN gene encoding 50S ribosomal protein L14: MIQVQTILEVADNSGAKRVQCIKVLGGSKRRYASVGDIIKVSVKEAAARGKVKKGDVYTAVVVRTAKGVRRQDGSLIKFDDNAAVILNNKEQPIGTRIFGPVTRELRNEKFMKIVSLAPEVL, translated from the coding sequence ATGATACAAGTGCAAACAATATTAGAAGTCGCTGATAATTCTGGTGCAAAGCGCGTGCAGTGCATCAAGGTTCTTGGTGGTTCAAAGCGCCGCTACGCTAGTGTTGGCGACATTATTAAGGTTTCTGTAAAAGAGGCCGCAGCACGTGGCAAGGTTAAAAAGGGTGATGTTTATACTGCTGTTGTTGTTAGGACAGCAAAAGGCGTTAGACGTCAAGATGGCTCATTAATTAAGTTTGATGATAATGCTGCTGTTATTTTAAATAACAAAGAGCAGCCTATTGGGACACGTATTTTTGGACCAGTTACTCGCGAGTTACGAAATGAGAAGTTTATGAAAATTGTCTCATTAGCTCCTGAAGTATTGTAA
- the rplX gene encoding 50S ribosomal protein L24: MNRLKKGDEVIILAGKDKGKKGTVATFFDNDRVLVEGINLVKKHTKANPMAGAQGGIVNKEMPIHISNVALFNPETQKADRIGFRIENEVKVRFFKSTNKAVDA, from the coding sequence ATGAATCGTTTGAAAAAAGGTGATGAGGTCATAATCCTTGCTGGAAAAGACAAGGGTAAGAAGGGTACAGTTGCTACGTTTTTTGATAATGACCGTGTACTTGTGGAAGGCATAAATCTTGTTAAAAAGCATACAAAAGCTAATCCTATGGCTGGTGCGCAGGGTGGTATTGTTAATAAGGAAATGCCAATTCACATTTCTAATGTTGCTTTATTTAATCCTGAAACACAAAAAGCTGACCGCATTGGTTTTCGTATTGAAAATGAAGTGAAGGTTAGATTCTTTAAGTCTACAAATAAAGCTGTTGATGCTTAA
- the rpmD gene encoding 50S ribosomal protein L30, whose protein sequence is MSEQKHIKITLVKSTIGRLPAHKGCVAGLGLRRMHHTVTVIDTPENRGMINKVSYLLKVEEA, encoded by the coding sequence ATGTCTGAACAAAAACATATTAAAATTACACTTGTAAAAAGCACTATTGGTCGTTTGCCAGCACACAAGGGTTGTGTTGCAGGTTTAGGTTTAAGAAGAATGCATCATACTGTTACAGTTATTGATACTCCTGAAAACCGTGGAATGATTAATAAAGTTTCTTATCTTTTAAAAGTTGAGGAAGCCTAA
- the rpoA gene encoding DNA-directed RNA polymerase subunit alpha, with translation MQDMLEQLLTPRLVDIKRISNTHSRVTLEPLERGFGHTLGNALRRILLSSMPGAAITEVQIDGVLHEYSTIEGVREDVLEILLNIKEVAIKLHSKESTELVLNRKGPAVIRAKDISVNHDVELCNPDQVIAHISDGAELSMRMRVERGLGYRAASQSDVSVDSTIGFLKLDASFSPVHTVSYEVENARVEQRTDLDRLILDVVTDGTLDPEDAIKKAATVLHYQLTAFVDLKHQEVIAPEEVESEFDPIFLQPVDDLELTVRSANCLKAEQIYYIGDLVQRNESQLLKTPNLGKKSLQEIKDVLAQRGLALGTKLENWPPSSLISKEPA, from the coding sequence ATGCAAGATATGTTAGAACAGTTGTTGACCCCGCGACTTGTTGACATTAAAAGAATCAGTAACACGCATAGTCGAGTTACTTTAGAGCCCTTGGAGCGTGGCTTTGGTCATACTTTAGGAAATGCGTTAAGACGTATTCTTTTGTCTTCAATGCCAGGTGCAGCGATAACTGAAGTACAAATAGATGGTGTTTTACATGAATACTCAACTATTGAAGGTGTTCGCGAAGATGTACTTGAGATCCTTCTTAATATAAAAGAAGTAGCTATTAAGCTTCATTCTAAAGAAAGTACTGAGCTAGTTCTGAATAGGAAGGGTCCAGCTGTTATTAGAGCAAAGGATATTTCTGTAAATCATGATGTTGAATTGTGTAATCCTGATCAAGTAATCGCACATATCAGTGATGGTGCTGAGCTCTCTATGAGAATGAGGGTCGAGCGCGGACTAGGTTACAGAGCAGCATCTCAATCAGATGTTTCTGTAGACTCTACGATCGGTTTTTTGAAACTTGATGCAAGTTTCAGTCCTGTTCATACCGTGAGTTACGAAGTAGAAAATGCACGTGTTGAGCAGAGAACTGATTTGGATCGTCTTATTTTAGACGTGGTTACTGACGGAACGTTGGATCCAGAAGATGCCATCAAAAAGGCCGCTACTGTGCTTCATTATCAGCTTACTGCTTTTGTTGATCTTAAACATCAAGAAGTTATTGCACCTGAAGAAGTTGAGAGTGAATTTGATCCTATCTTCTTACAGCCTGTCGATGATCTTGAGTTGACGGTACGTTCAGCAAATTGTTTGAAGGCAGAGCAGATTTATTATATTGGTGATTTAGTTCAGCGTAATGAATCTCAATTATTAAAAACACCTAATTTAGGTAAAAAATCTTTACAAGAAATTAAGGATGTTTTGGCTCAAAGAGGTTTAGCGCTTGGTACTAAACTTGAAAATTGGCCGCCATCATCCCTAATTAGTAAAGAACCAGCATAA
- the secY gene encoding preprotein translocase subunit SecY: MNSPSLAQGAQSKSGLGDLKARLLFVIGALIVYRLGTHIPVPSIDPIALAAMFEQQRGTVLDMFNMFSGGALERLSIFALGIMPYISAAIIMQLLTAVSPTLEQLKKEGEQGRRKITQYTRYGTVVLATFQAIGVSIALQAQNINGMPVVVNPGPIFMLTAVVTLVSGTIFLMWLGEQITERGIGNGISLIIFAGIVAGLPSALGGTLEQVHTGALHALTVVVLLLLVAGVTAFVVFVERGQRRLPVHYAQRMRGRKLYGGQEGHLPLKLNMAGVIPPIFASSIILFPASLGGWFGSSENMGWLKDIATTLAPGQPLYVILYAIAIMFFCFFYTAIVFNPKETADNLRKSGAFLPGIRPGPQTARYIDSVMGRLTLAGAIYITAVCLLPEFLILYWNVPFYFGGTALLIIVIVVMDFMTQIQSHMMSGQYESMMKKANLKGK; encoded by the coding sequence ATGAATAGTCCTTCTCTAGCTCAAGGTGCGCAAAGCAAATCGGGTCTTGGTGATTTAAAAGCAAGATTGTTATTTGTTATTGGTGCACTAATCGTCTACAGGTTAGGGACACATATACCAGTCCCCTCTATTGATCCTATTGCATTAGCTGCAATGTTTGAGCAACAGAGGGGCACTGTCTTGGACATGTTTAACATGTTCTCTGGTGGTGCGCTTGAGCGTCTTTCTATTTTTGCATTGGGAATAATGCCCTATATCTCCGCTGCGATTATTATGCAGCTGTTAACTGCTGTTTCACCAACCTTAGAGCAGTTAAAGAAAGAAGGGGAGCAGGGTAGGCGAAAAATTACACAATACACTCGTTATGGTACTGTAGTATTAGCCACTTTCCAGGCGATAGGGGTTTCTATTGCCCTTCAGGCCCAAAACATAAATGGTATGCCGGTTGTAGTTAATCCTGGTCCAATATTTATGTTAACGGCAGTGGTTACGCTAGTTAGTGGAACTATTTTTTTGATGTGGCTAGGTGAGCAAATAACAGAGCGTGGTATAGGTAATGGTATATCTCTGATAATTTTTGCTGGTATTGTGGCAGGCTTGCCTTCTGCCCTTGGTGGTACTTTGGAGCAAGTGCACACAGGAGCATTGCATGCTTTAACTGTTGTTGTTCTTTTGTTACTTGTTGCAGGTGTTACGGCTTTCGTGGTTTTTGTAGAGCGTGGGCAAAGACGGCTTCCGGTTCATTATGCTCAGCGTATGCGAGGTAGAAAGTTGTATGGTGGTCAAGAGGGACATTTGCCATTAAAGCTTAATATGGCAGGCGTTATTCCTCCTATATTTGCATCAAGTATCATTTTATTCCCGGCATCTCTAGGTGGCTGGTTTGGTAGTTCTGAAAATATGGGTTGGTTGAAAGATATTGCGACCACTTTGGCTCCAGGGCAACCTTTGTATGTAATTTTATATGCAATAGCCATTATGTTTTTTTGCTTTTTCTATACGGCTATAGTATTTAATCCAAAAGAAACGGCTGATAATTTAAGGAAATCAGGTGCTTTTTTGCCTGGTATTAGACCTGGCCCGCAAACTGCACGGTATATTGATAGCGTAATGGGTCGTTTGACGCTTGCTGGTGCTATATATATCACTGCTGTTTGTCTGTTGCCAGAGTTTCTTATTTTATATTGGAATGTGCCTTTCTATTTTGGAGGTACAGCATTACTGATTATAGTGATTGTTGTGATGGACTTTATGACTCAAATTCAGTCGCATATGATGTCAGGTCAGTATGAAAGTATGATGAAAAAAGCCAACTTAAAAGGTAAATAG
- the rpsN gene encoding 30S ribosomal protein S14, with protein sequence MAKTSMIQREHKRAKMVLKFASKREELKAISVDMSLSYDERMEAINKLSKLPRNASPVRQQRRCKLTGRPHAVYRKFGLSRNMLRLYAMQGDVPGLRKASW encoded by the coding sequence ATGGCTAAAACTTCAATGATTCAGCGCGAACATAAGCGCGCGAAAATGGTTTTAAAGTTTGCTTCAAAGCGTGAAGAACTTAAAGCTATATCTGTTGATATGTCGTTGTCTTATGATGAGCGTATGGAAGCAATTAATAAACTTTCAAAATTACCACGCAATGCATCACCTGTAAGGCAGCAGCGTCGTTGTAAATTAACAGGGCGTCCGCATGCAGTTTATAGAAAGTTTGGTCTTTCTCGTAACATGTTACGTTTGTATGCAATGCAGGGCGATGTTCCTGGTTTAAGAAAAGCAAGTTGGTAG
- the rpsH gene encoding 30S ribosomal protein S8 — protein sequence MSMSDPIADMLTRIRNGQIAGHSNVCMPSSKLKTALAKLLSDEGYVSSYEVKDIDGKSILSIDLKYYQGKPVIELLKRVSRPGLRVYKNKDELPNVIGGLGVAVVSTSKGIMSDREARVQGVGGEIVCYVA from the coding sequence ATGAGTATGTCTGATCCAATCGCGGATATGTTAACCCGTATCCGTAATGGCCAAATAGCTGGCCATTCAAATGTGTGCATGCCTTCTTCGAAGTTGAAAACAGCTCTAGCTAAACTTCTTTCTGATGAAGGTTATGTTTCCTCTTATGAGGTTAAGGATATCGATGGTAAATCCATTTTGTCTATTGATTTAAAATATTATCAAGGTAAGCCAGTAATTGAACTACTTAAGCGCGTAAGCCGTCCAGGTCTGCGTGTATATAAGAATAAAGATGAACTGCCTAATGTTATAGGTGGTCTTGGTGTTGCTGTAGTTTCAACTTCAAAAGGTATCATGTCTGATCGCGAAGCCCGAGTACAGGGTGTTGGCGGTGAGATTGTGTGCTACGTTGCTTAA
- the rpsM gene encoding 30S ribosomal protein S13 — translation MARIAGVNLPLNKHVVIGLRSIYGVGQTTAQNLCVAADLDPTTKVRNLTEDQLVSIRDELAKYKIEGDLRRDVSMNIKRLMDMGCFRGIRHRRSLPLRGQRTKTNARTRKGPKKPIKR, via the coding sequence ATGGCTCGTATTGCCGGCGTAAATTTACCGCTTAACAAGCATGTTGTTATCGGTTTAAGATCCATATATGGAGTAGGTCAAACTACAGCACAAAATCTGTGTGTAGCCGCTGATCTTGATCCAACAACTAAGGTTCGTAACCTTACAGAAGACCAACTTGTTTCTATTCGAGATGAGTTGGCAAAATATAAAATTGAAGGTGATTTAAGACGTGATGTTTCTATGAATATCAAACGTCTTATGGATATGGGTTGTTTTCGTGGTATTCGTCATCGTCGTAGTCTTCCTTTGCGTGGACAGCGTACTAAGACAAATGCTCGTACCCGTAAAGGTCCAAAAAAACCAATTAAGAGATAA
- the rpsD gene encoding 30S ribosomal protein S4, which yields MARYIGPKCKLARREGTDLFLKSGVRSIESKCKIDQAPGQHGARRSRVTEYGTQLREKQKVRRIYGILEKKFRLYYKEADRRKGSTGVNLLQLLESRLDNVVYRMGFASTRSEARQLVSHKSVLVNGSLVNIPSYEVKAGDVVSIREKSRTQLRISAALELSGKSGTPSWLEVNAKAFQGTFKSLPDRSDLPSEISENLIVELYSK from the coding sequence ATGGCTAGATATATTGGTCCAAAATGTAAACTCGCACGCCGTGAAGGTACTGACCTTTTCCTAAAGAGTGGCGTAAGAAGTATTGAGTCAAAGTGTAAAATAGATCAGGCTCCTGGTCAGCATGGCGCTCGTCGTTCACGTGTTACTGAGTATGGTACTCAGTTACGTGAGAAACAAAAAGTTAGAAGAATTTACGGTATTTTAGAAAAAAAATTCCGTCTATATTACAAAGAAGCTGATCGTCGTAAGGGTTCTACGGGTGTCAACCTTCTTCAGTTACTTGAAAGCCGGTTAGATAACGTTGTCTACAGAATGGGGTTTGCTAGTACTCGTTCAGAAGCGCGTCAGTTGGTTTCGCATAAGTCGGTGTTGGTTAATGGCTCATTAGTTAATATTCCTTCTTATGAAGTTAAGGCTGGTGATGTTGTTAGTATTCGTGAAAAGTCACGTACTCAGTTGCGTATTTCTGCTGCTTTGGAATTGTCAGGTAAGTCTGGAACTCCATCTTGGTTAGAAGTAAATGCTAAAGCTTTTCAGGGTACATTTAAATCTTTACCTGATCGTTCTGATTTACCTTCTGAAATTTCAGAAAATCTGATAGTTGAGCTTTACTCTAAGTAA
- the rpsE gene encoding 30S ribosomal protein S5, translated as MSSHEMQDGQDGLIEKLVSVRRVAKVVKGGRVFSFSALTVVGDGDGRVGFGSGKASEVPVAIKKAMEQARRNMQKIHLTNGTLEYPISFEQGAAKIVMLPASEGTGVIAGGSMRSVLEAAGVKNVLAKCIGTTSPVNVVRATVNGLSSMHSPDFIAAKRGKNLKEIVGE; from the coding sequence ATGTCTTCACATGAAATGCAAGACGGTCAAGATGGATTGATAGAGAAGTTGGTTTCTGTCCGTCGCGTAGCAAAAGTTGTAAAGGGTGGACGTGTGTTCTCATTTTCTGCTTTGACAGTGGTCGGTGACGGTGACGGTCGAGTTGGTTTTGGCAGTGGTAAAGCTAGTGAAGTACCCGTTGCAATAAAAAAAGCCATGGAACAGGCGCGCAGAAATATGCAGAAAATCCATCTAACTAATGGTACGCTTGAGTATCCAATTAGTTTTGAGCAAGGTGCTGCTAAAATTGTTATGCTTCCTGCTTCAGAAGGTACGGGTGTTATTGCTGGTGGTTCTATGCGTTCTGTTCTTGAAGCCGCTGGTGTAAAGAACGTTTTAGCTAAGTGTATTGGTACAACTAGTCCTGTTAACGTAGTAAGAGCTACTGTTAATGGCCTTTCATCAATGCATTCACCTGATTTTATTGCCGCTAAGCGTGGTAAGAATCTAAAAGAAATTGTAGGTGAGTAA
- the rpsC gene encoding 30S ribosomal protein S3 — MGQKVHPIGIRLGITKDWNSRWYADSKNYSDFLVSDIEIRQELNKKLSHASVSKINIERVANGIRVTVHTARPGVVIGKKGEDIEKLKADLMKKTGLPVNINIEEVKKPELDARLVAESIAQQLEKRIQFRRAMKRAVGNAMRLGAQGIKVSIAGRLNGADIARTEWYREGRVPLHTFRADIDYSTFEADTTFGKLGVKVWIFNGEKLEKISMMKEDKSQPKAKKSRK; from the coding sequence ATGGGTCAAAAAGTACATCCTATCGGTATCCGCCTAGGTATAACAAAAGATTGGAATTCACGCTGGTATGCTGACAGCAAAAACTATTCTGATTTCTTGGTAAGTGATATCGAAATAAGACAAGAGCTTAATAAGAAGTTAAGTCATGCTTCAGTGAGTAAGATTAATATTGAACGCGTTGCTAATGGCATTCGTGTCACTGTTCATACTGCTCGTCCTGGTGTTGTTATTGGTAAGAAAGGTGAGGATATTGAAAAATTAAAAGCCGATCTTATGAAAAAAACAGGATTACCTGTAAATATTAATATTGAAGAAGTAAAGAAACCTGAGCTTGACGCTAGGCTTGTTGCTGAAAGTATTGCTCAGCAGTTAGAAAAGCGTATCCAGTTCAGACGTGCTATGAAGCGTGCTGTAGGGAATGCTATGCGCTTGGGTGCCCAAGGTATCAAAGTTTCTATAGCAGGTCGATTGAATGGTGCCGATATTGCACGTACAGAGTGGTATCGTGAAGGCCGTGTACCGCTACATACATTCAGAGCTGATATCGATTATTCAACGTTCGAAGCAGATACAACCTTCGGTAAGCTTGGTGTTAAGGTTTGGATTTTCAATGGAGAAAAATTAGAAAAAATCTCTATGATGAAAGAAGATAAATCACAACCTAAAGCTAAAAAAAGCCGTAAATAA
- the rplR gene encoding 50S ribosomal protein L18: MVSKQARLRRAKKTRAKISALNMPRLCINKTPKHIYVQLISADGASVIASSSTVQADVKSQIKYTGNKDAALVVGKAIAEKAKSAGVTKVAFDRSGFKYHGRVQVLADAARENGLEF, encoded by the coding sequence ATGGTTAGCAAACAAGCTAGGCTTCGTAGAGCAAAAAAAACCCGTGCTAAAATTTCTGCATTAAATATGCCAAGATTGTGTATTAATAAAACACCAAAGCATATTTATGTGCAGTTAATTTCTGCTGATGGTGCAAGTGTAATTGCATCAAGCTCTACCGTGCAGGCTGACGTAAAAAGTCAAATTAAGTATACCGGTAACAAGGATGCGGCGTTGGTAGTAGGTAAAGCTATTGCAGAAAAAGCTAAATCAGCAGGTGTAACTAAGGTTGCATTTGATCGTTCTGGTTTTAAGTATCATGGGCGTGTACAAGTGTTGGCAGATGCTGCACGTGAGAACGGTTTAGAGTTTTAA
- the rpsK gene encoding 30S ribosomal protein S11: MAKANSRIKKKVKHVVNDAVAHVHASFNNTIVTITDRQGNALCWATAGGSGFRGSRKSTPFAAQVAAERAGQMAQEYGVKNMDVMVKGPGPGRDSAVRGLHSVGFKITSISDVTPIPHNGCRPSKKRRV, from the coding sequence ATGGCAAAAGCAAATTCGCGTATTAAAAAGAAAGTAAAGCATGTTGTTAATGATGCAGTTGCACATGTTCATGCTTCTTTCAACAATACAATTGTGACGATTACTGATCGTCAAGGTAATGCATTGTGTTGGGCTACAGCTGGTGGTAGTGGTTTTCGTGGTTCACGTAAAAGTACTCCGTTCGCTGCACAGGTTGCGGCAGAACGTGCTGGTCAAATGGCACAAGAATATGGTGTTAAGAACATGGATGTTATGGTAAAGGGCCCTGGTCCTGGACGTGATTCTGCTGTTCGTGGTTTACACAGTGTAGGCTTCAAGATTACATCAATATCTGATGTAACTCCTATTCCACACAATGGATGCCGTCCATCTAAGAAACGTCGTGTTTAA
- the rplQ gene encoding 50S ribosomal protein L17 codes for MRHRKSGRKLGRNSSHRKAMFKNMSASLIEHEVIKTTVAKAKELRSVAEPLITLAKVDSVHNRRIAFSRLRDKAAVGKLFTDLGVRYQGRPGGYIRILKCGYRPGDNAPMAIVELVDRPVQSQVVSSEA; via the coding sequence ATGCGTCATCGTAAGAGTGGTCGTAAATTAGGCCGAAATAGCTCACACCGCAAGGCGATGTTTAAAAATATGTCGGCTTCGTTAATTGAGCATGAAGTTATTAAAACTACAGTAGCTAAGGCTAAAGAATTGCGCTCTGTTGCTGAGCCTTTGATAACCTTAGCAAAAGTTGATTCTGTTCATAACCGTAGAATTGCTTTCTCACGTTTACGTGACAAAGCAGCTGTCGGTAAATTATTTACTGACTTAGGTGTTCGCTACCAAGGTCGACCAGGTGGTTATATTCGTATTTTGAAATGCGGATACCGTCCTGGTGATAATGCACCTATGGCGATTGTTGAGTTGGTTGATCGTCCTGTTCAATCTCAGGTTGTTTCTTCTGAAGCTTAA
- the rpsQ gene encoding 30S ribosomal protein S17, whose product MSEQTKKPRTLSGVVASDGMDKSIVVLTERYVKHSKYKKYIRKSTKIMAHDEQNTCGVGDSVTIEECRPLSKKKSWTLLTVDKKAKI is encoded by the coding sequence ATGTCAGAACAAACAAAAAAACCACGTACATTGTCAGGCGTTGTAGCTAGTGATGGTATGGATAAGTCAATTGTTGTCTTGACTGAACGATATGTAAAGCATTCTAAATATAAAAAGTATATTAGAAAATCTACTAAAATAATGGCTCATGATGAGCAGAATACTTGTGGTGTAGGTGATAGTGTTACTATTGAAGAATGTCGTCCATTGTCTAAGAAAAAGTCATGGACATTGTTGACCGTAGACAAAAAAGCTAAAATCTAA
- the rplO gene encoding 50S ribosomal protein L15: protein MFLNTLSPADGSSKERRRVGRGQGSGLGKMGGRGHKGQKSRSGGFHKVGFEGGQMPIQRRLPKVGFTSHMAMFSAEVRLDALNVFAGTEVDISLLKAHDLVPANTKKVKVVNSGNLTSSITLSGINVTAGAKEAILTAGGTIKE, encoded by the coding sequence ATGTTTTTAAATACTTTATCACCCGCAGACGGCTCTAGTAAAGAAAGACGTCGTGTGGGTCGTGGTCAAGGTTCTGGCCTTGGTAAAATGGGTGGGCGTGGTCATAAAGGTCAAAAGTCTCGTTCAGGTGGTTTTCATAAGGTCGGGTTTGAGGGTGGTCAAATGCCAATTCAGCGCCGTTTACCTAAGGTGGGCTTTACCTCTCACATGGCAATGTTTTCTGCTGAAGTAAGGCTTGATGCACTCAATGTTTTTGCAGGTACAGAAGTTGATATTTCATTGCTTAAAGCGCATGATCTTGTTCCTGCAAACACAAAAAAGGTTAAAGTTGTTAATTCTGGTAATTTGACATCTTCAATTACTTTATCTGGTATTAATGTTACTGCTGGTGCAAAAGAAGCAATTCTTACTGCTGGTGGTACGATCAAAGAGTAA
- the rplP gene encoding 50S ribosomal protein L16 encodes MLIPKRTKFRKVQKGRNRGLAQTGCKVSFGEYGLKATERGRLTSRQIESARRAMTRHIKRGGKIWIRVFPDKPITSKPLEVRMGKGKGSVEYWVAQIQPGRVLYEVQGVNESLARQAFSLAAAKLPFKTQFVTRTVM; translated from the coding sequence ATGTTAATACCTAAGCGTACTAAGTTTAGAAAAGTCCAAAAAGGACGTAATCGTGGTCTAGCTCAAACGGGTTGTAAGGTTAGTTTTGGTGAGTATGGTTTAAAGGCTACAGAGCGCGGCCGTTTGACTTCTCGTCAGATTGAATCAGCACGTCGTGCTATGACTCGGCATATAAAAAGAGGCGGTAAGATTTGGATTCGAGTGTTTCCAGATAAACCAATTACAAGTAAACCTTTAGAGGTTCGTATGGGTAAAGGTAAGGGAAGTGTTGAGTACTGGGTTGCTCAAATACAACCTGGCCGTGTATTGTATGAAGTTCAGGGTGTTAATGAGAGTTTGGCGAGACAAGCATTCAGTTTAGCCGCTGCTAAGTTGCCATTTAAAACTCAGTTTGTAACAAGAACGGTGATGTAA
- the rplF gene encoding 50S ribosomal protein L6, producing MSRIAKSPVTLPAGVELSISGLDVAVKGPKGSLSCKINSSVKVQNDSGVISFEPSGNAVDGWAQAGTARSIVNNMVLGVSQGFEKKLQLVGVGYRAQVQGNVINLTLGFSHPVAHQLPEGVSAETPTQTEVIIRGADKQVVGQVAAQVRGYRPPEPYKGKGVKYADERILRKEAKKK from the coding sequence ATGTCTAGAATTGCAAAGTCTCCTGTTACTCTACCTGCTGGTGTTGAGTTATCAATCAGTGGTTTAGATGTAGCTGTAAAGGGGCCAAAAGGAAGTTTGAGTTGTAAAATCAATTCTTCTGTTAAAGTTCAAAATGATAGTGGTGTAATAAGTTTTGAGCCTAGTGGTAATGCTGTTGATGGCTGGGCTCAGGCTGGAACCGCGCGTTCTATAGTTAACAATATGGTTCTGGGTGTTTCTCAAGGTTTTGAGAAAAAACTTCAATTAGTGGGTGTAGGTTATCGTGCACAAGTGCAAGGTAATGTTATTAATCTTACTTTAGGTTTTTCACACCCTGTTGCGCACCAGTTGCCTGAAGGGGTTAGTGCGGAAACTCCAACTCAAACTGAGGTTATCATTCGTGGCGCTGATAAGCAAGTGGTTGGACAGGTTGCAGCGCAGGTTCGTGGTTATAGACCACCTGAGCCTTATAAAGGTAAGGGCGTTAAATACGCTGATGAAAGAATTCTTCGTAAAGAAGCCAAGAAGAAATAG
- the rplV gene encoding 50S ribosomal protein L22 — protein sequence MQVSATHKFARISPQKARLVADLIRGKDVESAVNILAFSSKKASDLMKKILSSAIANAENNDGADIDDLKVTAVFVDEGPLMKRMRARAKGRGNRIVKRMSHITVTVGEK from the coding sequence ATGCAAGTTAGTGCAACACATAAATTCGCTCGTATATCTCCTCAAAAGGCACGTTTAGTTGCGGATCTTATTCGAGGCAAGGATGTCGAGTCAGCGGTAAATATACTTGCTTTTAGCAGTAAAAAAGCGTCTGATCTAATGAAAAAAATTCTTAGTTCTGCTATTGCAAATGCTGAAAACAACGATGGTGCCGATATTGATGATCTAAAAGTAACAGCTGTCTTTGTTGATGAGGGTCCGTTAATGAAACGCATGAGAGCACGAGCCAAGGGTCGTGGAAATCGTATTGTTAAGCGTATGAGTCACATTACTGTTACTGTTGGTGAAAAATAA
- the rplE gene encoding 50S ribosomal protein L5, translating to MARLKQFYKDQVVSKLVEQFGYKSVMQAPRVVKITINMGVGAALADKKVLDNAMADMEAIAGQKPVKTLARKSVAGFKVRQGWPIGCKVTLRGARMYEFLDRLINISLPRVRDFRGVNAKAFDGRGNYTLGVKEQIIFPEIEFEKVDMMRGMDINIATTAASDAEAKALLEALNFPFKK from the coding sequence ATGGCAAGATTAAAGCAATTTTATAAAGATCAAGTTGTCTCTAAATTAGTTGAGCAATTTGGTTATAAATCTGTAATGCAGGCTCCAAGAGTAGTTAAAATTACTATAAATATGGGTGTTGGCGCTGCATTGGCTGATAAGAAGGTTTTAGATAATGCGATGGCCGATATGGAAGCTATTGCTGGTCAAAAACCTGTTAAAACATTGGCGCGTAAATCAGTTGCTGGTTTCAAAGTTCGTCAAGGTTGGCCAATTGGATGTAAGGTCACATTGCGTGGTGCAAGAATGTATGAGTTCTTAGATAGACTTATCAATATTTCATTGCCTCGCGTACGGGACTTTCGTGGCGTTAACGCAAAAGCATTTGATGGACGCGGTAATTATACTTTGGGTGTCAAAGAGCAGATTATCTTTCCAGAGATTGAGTTTGAAAAGGTTGATATGATGCGTGGTATGGATATTAACATAGCTACCACTGCTGCTAGTGATGCGGAAGCAAAGGCCTTGCTTGAGGCATTAAACTTTCCGTTTAAAAAATAA
- the rpmC gene encoding 50S ribosomal protein L29, whose amino-acid sequence MTANDLRDKTPEQLNEELLSLLKEQFNLRMQNATGQLASTAKLKSVKRSIARVKTIIREKVGN is encoded by the coding sequence ATGACAGCAAATGATTTAAGAGATAAAACACCTGAGCAGCTTAACGAAGAATTGTTGTCTCTTTTAAAAGAGCAGTTCAATTTGAGAATGCAAAATGCAACTGGTCAGCTTGCTAGTACAGCTAAGCTCAAGTCAGTTAAGCGTTCAATTGCTCGTGTTAAGACTATTATTCGTGAAAAAGTGGGTAATTAA